One Microlunatus soli genomic window carries:
- a CDS encoding RluA family pseudouridine synthase — translation MSESKTVLVPDGLEGERVDAAVARMLGLSRSKVADLAASGAVRVDGAPAAKSDRVLAGSLLEVDLPDQRAGVPVTPQVVAGVRIIHDDDHIVVVDKPVGVAAHPSLGWDGPSVTEHLAGAGFRISTSGAPERQGVVQRLDVGTSGLMVLAKSERAYTVLKQAFRDRTVDKTYHTLVQGHPDPFEGTIDAPIGRHPGADYKMAVMAGGRHSVTHYTTLEAHRGASLLEVKLETGRTHQIRVHMAAIKHPCVGDPTYGANPKLAAELGLIRQWLHAVRLGFVHPATGDYVEYASDYPDDLQQALELVRAG, via the coding sequence ATGAGCGAATCGAAGACCGTCCTGGTCCCCGACGGGCTGGAGGGTGAGCGGGTCGATGCCGCGGTGGCCCGGATGCTCGGGCTGTCCCGCAGCAAGGTCGCCGACCTGGCGGCGTCCGGAGCCGTCCGGGTGGACGGGGCGCCGGCCGCCAAATCGGACCGGGTGCTCGCCGGATCGCTGCTGGAGGTCGACCTCCCCGATCAGCGGGCCGGCGTGCCGGTCACGCCGCAGGTGGTGGCCGGAGTCCGGATCATCCACGACGACGACCACATCGTGGTGGTCGACAAGCCGGTCGGAGTCGCCGCCCATCCGAGCCTGGGATGGGACGGGCCGTCGGTGACCGAGCATCTCGCCGGTGCCGGCTTCCGGATCTCCACCTCCGGGGCCCCGGAACGTCAGGGTGTGGTGCAACGGCTGGACGTCGGCACCTCCGGACTGATGGTGCTGGCGAAGAGCGAACGCGCCTACACCGTGCTGAAACAGGCGTTCCGAGATCGTACGGTCGACAAGACCTACCACACCCTGGTGCAGGGCCATCCCGATCCGTTCGAGGGAACGATCGACGCCCCGATCGGTCGGCATCCGGGTGCGGACTACAAGATGGCGGTGATGGCCGGCGGCCGGCACAGCGTCACCCACTACACCACCCTGGAGGCGCACCGCGGCGCCTCCCTGCTCGAGGTCAAGCTGGAGACCGGGCGGACCCATCAGATCCGGGTCCACATGGCTGCCATCAAGCACCCGTGTGTCGGCGACCCGACCTACGGCGCCAATCCCAAGCTGGCCGCCGAGCTCGGGCTGATCCGGCAATGGCTGCACGCCGTACGGCTCGGATTCGTCCATCCGGCGACCGGTGACTACGTCGAATACGCATCCGACTATCCCGACGATCTGCAGCAGGCCCTGGAGCTCGTCCGCGCCGGCTGA
- a CDS encoding signal peptidase II produces MQTARGTSITESTPSSSRRRAPSRWLFAAVALVGLALDFSTKQLAVAHLDPADPPSLLGGLITLQLIRNSGAAFSLGENYTIVFTVLAMAALLFVLLVLLRRIAHLGWAVALGLLTAGVAGNLTDRIFRPPSPFHGHVVDFVQLPHFAIFNVADMCVTGAAALILILAIFKNVSLGGVRYPTRAEREASETAVAGATVVEGTTSPADLDDQRQAGKDSAAEDGTDLDSSR; encoded by the coding sequence ATGCAAACAGCGCGAGGAACGTCGATAACCGAGTCCACTCCCAGCAGCAGCCGCCGGCGAGCACCGAGCCGGTGGCTGTTTGCTGCCGTCGCGCTGGTCGGCCTGGCGCTGGACTTCAGCACCAAGCAACTGGCGGTCGCCCACCTGGACCCGGCCGATCCGCCGTCGCTGTTGGGTGGATTGATCACGCTGCAGCTGATCCGCAATTCCGGTGCCGCGTTCAGCCTCGGTGAGAACTACACGATCGTGTTCACCGTGCTGGCGATGGCGGCGCTGCTCTTCGTGCTGTTGGTGTTGCTGCGACGGATCGCCCATCTCGGGTGGGCGGTCGCACTCGGTCTGCTCACCGCCGGGGTGGCCGGCAATCTCACCGACCGGATCTTTCGCCCGCCGTCGCCGTTCCACGGCCACGTCGTCGATTTCGTCCAGTTACCGCATTTCGCGATCTTCAACGTCGCCGACATGTGTGTCACGGGTGCTGCCGCGCTGATCCTGATCCTGGCGATCTTCAAGAACGTCTCACTCGGTGGCGTCCGGTACCCGACTCGAGCCGAACGAGAGGCGTCGGAGACGGCCGTAGCGGGCGCGACCGTGGTGGAGGGCACGACCTCACCGGCGGATCTCGATGATCAGCGGCAGGCAGGCAAGGACTCCGCGGCCGAGGACGGCACTGACCTGGACAGCTCGCGATGA
- a CDS encoding TraR/DksA family transcriptional regulator → MDPSVATGAGTTAADLPIRPGEDPWTAEELQEVRDELESEIARLADQIEVSESELVGLLRDGSEGAGRDPADVGSTNFERDHEMSLANNARELLDQTRLALRHIANGTYGACDNCGKPIGKGRLQAFPRATLCVECKQREERR, encoded by the coding sequence ATCGACCCGTCCGTCGCCACCGGCGCCGGGACCACAGCGGCCGACCTGCCGATCCGGCCGGGCGAGGATCCGTGGACCGCAGAGGAGCTGCAGGAGGTCCGCGACGAGCTGGAAAGCGAGATCGCCCGGCTGGCCGATCAGATCGAGGTGTCGGAATCGGAGCTGGTCGGGCTGCTCCGGGACGGGAGCGAAGGTGCCGGCCGCGATCCGGCCGACGTCGGCTCGACCAATTTCGAACGTGACCACGAGATGTCGCTGGCCAACAACGCCCGTGAACTGCTCGACCAGACTCGGCTCGCGCTCCGACACATCGCCAACGGGACCTACGGTGCCTGCGACAACTGTGGCAAGCCGATCGGTAAGGGGCGGCTGCAGGCGTTCCCGCGTGCCACACTGTGTGTGGAATGCAAACAGCGCGAGGAACGTCGATAA